In a single window of the Nicotiana tomentosiformis chromosome 10, ASM39032v3, whole genome shotgun sequence genome:
- the LOC104088935 gene encoding calmodulin-binding transcription activator 4 isoform X4, with protein MSLVHHKKQDLSLSLSKWSINDGAIFQALFIIPLLCLNFQQKRYNINDLVREGHFRWLRPAEVVFILQNHEDQQLANQPPQKPASGSMFLFNKRVLRYFRKDGHSWRKKKDGRTVGEAHERLKGMQIAAFMSQSSPISSTFSLSPSLYSTQHPGFTVFGSESYQQYPNESSPGSGEVCSDAGINGKGMNISDITGRTEGVSSSPRVEISQALRKLEEQLSLNDDSLEQIDPLYSEIENSDDVENFVHDNNSLVQIQHKSNNLLLQPHSGESSESQHQLLNLDGNIWKEMLDHCRSFPAAESPAKCFEKLDENGTLQTSSGVGPIEATESDRWLKFGGKALKSSLTNFKQVEDFKYPACARINTYGSYSDQYTTIFDQDQIGTSFEDDMSLTIAQKQKFTIHDISPDWGYSSEATKIVIVGSFLCNPSEYTWTCMFDDIEVPVQIINEGAIRCQAPPHLPCKVTLCVTTGNRVSCSEVWEFEYRVKFDDHGQKNLAEVGGACKSSEELLLLVRFVQMLLSDSSVQKGDGSGSSNDILENSKASEDSWSQVIESLLFGTSTSMVTVDWLLQELLKDRLKQWLSSKLQVKNNQMGYSFSRKEQGIIHMVAGLGFEWALHPILDAGVGVNFRDINGWTALHWAARFGREKMVASLVASSAFAGAVTDPSSQDPFGRTAASIASSCGHKGVAGYLSEVALTSHLSSLTLEENELSKGTADVEAERTISSISTTSAATHEDQLSLKDTLAAVRNAAQAAARIQSAFRAHSFRKRRQREAARAATTSGDEYCVLSNDVLGLSAASKLAFRNMRDYNSAALAIQKKYRGWKCRKDFLAFRQKVVKIQAHVRGYQVRKEYKVCWAVGILEKVVLRWRRRGVGLRGFRLEEEPIEESEDEDILKLFRKQKVDAAINEAVSRVLSMVDSPEARQQYHRILEKYRQAKAELGVKSDTVSTAHGDMENSDI; from the exons ATGAGCCTGGTTCATCACAAAAAACAAgatctctctctttctctttccAAATGGTCCATAAATGATGGAGCAATCTTTCAAGCTCTGTTTATCATTCCACTCCTTTGTCTGAATTTTCAGCAGAAAA GATACAATATAAATGATTTGGTTCGAGAAGGCCATTTTAGGTGGTTGAGACCTGCAGAAGTTGTCTTTATACTACAGAATCATGAGGACCAGCAGCTTGCTAATCAACCACCTCAAAAGCCAGCTA GTGGATCTATGTTTCTCTTTAACAAGAGGGTCCTCAGGTACTTCCGTAAAGATGGTCATAGTTGGcgtaagaagaaggatggaagaACTGTAGGGGAGGCACATGAGCGGCTTAAG GGGATGCAGATTGCAGCGTTCATGTCACAGTCATCTCCAATTTCCTCTACTTTCTCTCTGAGTCCCAGCTTATATTCTACTCAACATCCAGGCTTTACTGTTTTTGGCAGTGAATCTTATCAACAGTACCCGAATGAATCTAGCCCTGGATCTGGGGAAGTTTGTTCTGATGCAGGCATCAATGGTAAAGGGATGAACATCTCAGACATCACCGGGAGAACGGAGGGGGTGAGCAGCTCACCACGGGTTGAGATAAGTCAAGCATTGCGTAAACTTGAGGAGCAGTTAAGTTTAAATGATGATAGTTTGGAACAAATTGATCCACTATATAGTGAAATTGAGAACTCGGATGATGTTGAAAATTTTGTACATGATAATAATTCACTAGTCCAGATCCAGCACAAGTCAAACAATCTTCTGTTGCAGCCTCATTCAg GAGAGAGCAGTGAATCGCAGCATCAACTCTTGAACCTGGATGGTAACATATGGAAAGAGATGCTGGATCACTGCAGAAGCTTTCCGGCTGCTGAGTCACCAGCTAAATGTTTTGAAAAGTTGGATGAGAAT GGAACGCTACAAACCTCGTCAGGAGTGGGACCGATAGAAGCAACCGAAAGTGATAGGTGGCTTAAATTTGGTGGAAAAGCTCTGAAAT CTTCTTTGACAAATTTTAAGCAAGTTGAAGATTTCAAGTATCCTGCATGTGCACGAATAAATACTTATGGATCCTATTCTGACCAATATACAACAATATTTGACCAAGATCAGATTGGAACATCATTTGAAGATGATATGAGCTTAACCATTGCCCAGAAGCAGAAATTTACTATTCATGATATATCTCCTGATTGGGGGTATTCATCTGAGGCAACAAAG ATAGTTATAGTTGGATCGTTTCTCTGCAATCCATCAGAGTATACATGGACTTGTATGTTTGATGATATTGAAGTTCCTGTTCAGATCATCAATGAAGGTGCCATCCGTTGCCAGGCGCCTCCTCACTTGCCATGTAAAGTCACACTCTGTGTTACTACTGGCAATAGGGTATCATGCAGTGAAGTATGGGAGTTTGAATACCGGGTTAAGTTTGATGATCATGGTCAAAAGAATTTAGCTGAAGTAGGAGGAGCTTGTAAGAGTTCAGAGGAACTGTTGCTCCTTGTCAGATTTGTACAGATGCTTCTGTCTGACTCATCAGTGCAGAAAGGAGATGGTTCTGGATCAAGCAATGATATCTTGGAAAACTCCAAGGCGAGCGAAGATTCATGGAGCCAAGTTATTGAATCTCTTTTATTTGGAACTTCAACATCAATGGTAACCGTTGATTGGCTTCTTCAAGAGCTTTTGAAGGACAGATTGAAGCAGTGGCTTTCATCCAAATTGCAAGTAAAAAATAACCAAATGGGTTATTCCTTCTCCAGGAAAGAACAAGGGATCATACACATGGTTGCTGGCCTGGGGTTCGAGTGGGCCTTGCACCCAATTCTAGATGCTGGAGTAGGTGTTAACTTCCGTGATATTAATGGCTGGACTGCCCTGCACTGGGCTGCACGCTTTGGAAG GGAAAAAATGGTCGCATCCCTCGTAGCATCTAGTGCATTTGCTGGAGCTGTTACTGATCCCTCTTCACAAGATCCATTTGGTAGAACTGCTGCGTCAATTGCTTCTAGCTGCGGTCACAAGGGAGTTGCAGGTTATCTTTCAGAGGTTGCTCTCACCAGTCATCTTTCATCCCTCACATTAGAGGAAAATGAGCTTTCAAAGGGGACTGCTGATGTGGAAGCAGAAAGAACTATCAGTAGTATATCAACCACAAGTGCTGCCACACATGAGGATCAGCTTTCTCTGAAGGACACTTTAGCTGCAGTCCGTAATGCTGCTCAGGCTGCTGCTCGTATACAATCTGCATTCCGAGCACATTCATTCCGGAAGAGACGACAGAGAGAAGCTGCTCGTGCTGCTACCACTAGCGGAGATGAATATTGTGTCCTCTCAAACGATGTTCTTGGACTTTCAGCTGCCTCAAAGTTGGCATTCCGCAACATGCGGGATTATAACTCAGCAGCTTTAGCTATTCAGAAGAAATATCGTGGATGGAAATGCCGGAAAGACTTCCTTGCATTCCGCCAGAAAGTTGTGAAGATACAG GCTCATGTACGAGGATATCAGGTTAGAAAGGAATACAAGGTATGTTGGGCTGTGGGAATATTAGAGAAGGTGGTGCTAAGGTGGCGTCGACGGGGTGTTGGTCTTCGGGGATTCCGACTAGAGGAAGAACCCATCGAGGAAAGCGAGGACGAAGACATTCTCAAGTTGTTCCGCAAACAGAAAGTGGATGCTGCTATAAATGAGGCCGTCTCTAGAGTGCTATCAATGGTTGACTCTCCAGAAGCACGCCAACAATATCATCGAATTCTTGAGAAGTACCGACAAGCTAAG GCTGAGCTTGGAGTGAAGAGTGATACAGTATCCACTGCACATGGTGACATGGAAAACAGTGATATATAG
- the LOC104088935 gene encoding calmodulin-binding transcription activator 4 isoform X6, translating into MAESGGSMFLFNKRVLRYFRKDGHSWRKKKDGRTVGEAHERLKVGNAEALNCYYAHGEKNPNFQRRSYWMLDPAYEHIVLVHYRDITEGMQIAAFMSQSSPISSTFSLSPSLYSTQHPGFTVFGSESYQQYPNESSPGSGEVCSDAGINGKGMNISDITGRTEGVSSSPRVEISQALRKLEEQLSLNDDSLEQIDPLYSEIENSDDVENFVHDNNSLVQIQHKSNNLLLQPHSGESSESQHQLLNLDGNIWKEMLDHCRSFPAAESPAKCFEKLDENGTLQTSSGVGPIEATESDRWLKFGGKALKSSLTNFKQVEDFKYPACARINTYGSYSDQYTTIFDQDQIGTSFEDDMSLTIAQKQKFTIHDISPDWGYSSEATKIVIVGSFLCNPSEYTWTCMFDDIEVPVQIINEGAIRCQAPPHLPCKVTLCVTTGNRVSCSEVWEFEYRVKFDDHGQKNLAEVGGACKSSEELLLLVRFVQMLLSDSSVQKGDGSGSSNDILENSKASEDSWSQVIESLLFGTSTSMVTVDWLLQELLKDRLKQWLSSKLQVKNNQMGYSFSRKEQGIIHMVAGLGFEWALHPILDAGVGVNFRDINGWTALHWAARFGREKMVASLVASSAFAGAVTDPSSQDPFGRTAASIASSCGHKGVAGYLSEVALTSHLSSLTLEENELSKGTADVEAERTISSISTTSAATHEDQLSLKDTLAAVRNAAQAAARIQSAFRAHSFRKRRQREAARAATTSGDEYCVLSNDVLGLSAASKLAFRNMRDYNSAALAIQKKYRGWKCRKDFLAFRQKVVKIQAHVRGYQVRKEYKVCWAVGILEKVVLRWRRRGVGLRGFRLEEEPIEESEDEDILKLFRKQKVDAAINEAVSRVLSMVDSPEARQQYHRILEKYRQAKAELGVKSDTVSTAHGDMENSDI; encoded by the exons ATGGCAGAATCAG GTGGATCTATGTTTCTCTTTAACAAGAGGGTCCTCAGGTACTTCCGTAAAGATGGTCATAGTTGGcgtaagaagaaggatggaagaACTGTAGGGGAGGCACATGAGCGGCTTAAG GTTGGGAATGCTGAAGCCCTAAATTGTTATTATGCACATGGAGAGAAGAATCCTAACTTCCAGCGGCGAAGCTATTGGATGTTGGATCC TGCATACGAGCACATTGTCCTGGTTCACTACAGAGATATAACTGAG GGGATGCAGATTGCAGCGTTCATGTCACAGTCATCTCCAATTTCCTCTACTTTCTCTCTGAGTCCCAGCTTATATTCTACTCAACATCCAGGCTTTACTGTTTTTGGCAGTGAATCTTATCAACAGTACCCGAATGAATCTAGCCCTGGATCTGGGGAAGTTTGTTCTGATGCAGGCATCAATGGTAAAGGGATGAACATCTCAGACATCACCGGGAGAACGGAGGGGGTGAGCAGCTCACCACGGGTTGAGATAAGTCAAGCATTGCGTAAACTTGAGGAGCAGTTAAGTTTAAATGATGATAGTTTGGAACAAATTGATCCACTATATAGTGAAATTGAGAACTCGGATGATGTTGAAAATTTTGTACATGATAATAATTCACTAGTCCAGATCCAGCACAAGTCAAACAATCTTCTGTTGCAGCCTCATTCAg GAGAGAGCAGTGAATCGCAGCATCAACTCTTGAACCTGGATGGTAACATATGGAAAGAGATGCTGGATCACTGCAGAAGCTTTCCGGCTGCTGAGTCACCAGCTAAATGTTTTGAAAAGTTGGATGAGAAT GGAACGCTACAAACCTCGTCAGGAGTGGGACCGATAGAAGCAACCGAAAGTGATAGGTGGCTTAAATTTGGTGGAAAAGCTCTGAAAT CTTCTTTGACAAATTTTAAGCAAGTTGAAGATTTCAAGTATCCTGCATGTGCACGAATAAATACTTATGGATCCTATTCTGACCAATATACAACAATATTTGACCAAGATCAGATTGGAACATCATTTGAAGATGATATGAGCTTAACCATTGCCCAGAAGCAGAAATTTACTATTCATGATATATCTCCTGATTGGGGGTATTCATCTGAGGCAACAAAG ATAGTTATAGTTGGATCGTTTCTCTGCAATCCATCAGAGTATACATGGACTTGTATGTTTGATGATATTGAAGTTCCTGTTCAGATCATCAATGAAGGTGCCATCCGTTGCCAGGCGCCTCCTCACTTGCCATGTAAAGTCACACTCTGTGTTACTACTGGCAATAGGGTATCATGCAGTGAAGTATGGGAGTTTGAATACCGGGTTAAGTTTGATGATCATGGTCAAAAGAATTTAGCTGAAGTAGGAGGAGCTTGTAAGAGTTCAGAGGAACTGTTGCTCCTTGTCAGATTTGTACAGATGCTTCTGTCTGACTCATCAGTGCAGAAAGGAGATGGTTCTGGATCAAGCAATGATATCTTGGAAAACTCCAAGGCGAGCGAAGATTCATGGAGCCAAGTTATTGAATCTCTTTTATTTGGAACTTCAACATCAATGGTAACCGTTGATTGGCTTCTTCAAGAGCTTTTGAAGGACAGATTGAAGCAGTGGCTTTCATCCAAATTGCAAGTAAAAAATAACCAAATGGGTTATTCCTTCTCCAGGAAAGAACAAGGGATCATACACATGGTTGCTGGCCTGGGGTTCGAGTGGGCCTTGCACCCAATTCTAGATGCTGGAGTAGGTGTTAACTTCCGTGATATTAATGGCTGGACTGCCCTGCACTGGGCTGCACGCTTTGGAAG GGAAAAAATGGTCGCATCCCTCGTAGCATCTAGTGCATTTGCTGGAGCTGTTACTGATCCCTCTTCACAAGATCCATTTGGTAGAACTGCTGCGTCAATTGCTTCTAGCTGCGGTCACAAGGGAGTTGCAGGTTATCTTTCAGAGGTTGCTCTCACCAGTCATCTTTCATCCCTCACATTAGAGGAAAATGAGCTTTCAAAGGGGACTGCTGATGTGGAAGCAGAAAGAACTATCAGTAGTATATCAACCACAAGTGCTGCCACACATGAGGATCAGCTTTCTCTGAAGGACACTTTAGCTGCAGTCCGTAATGCTGCTCAGGCTGCTGCTCGTATACAATCTGCATTCCGAGCACATTCATTCCGGAAGAGACGACAGAGAGAAGCTGCTCGTGCTGCTACCACTAGCGGAGATGAATATTGTGTCCTCTCAAACGATGTTCTTGGACTTTCAGCTGCCTCAAAGTTGGCATTCCGCAACATGCGGGATTATAACTCAGCAGCTTTAGCTATTCAGAAGAAATATCGTGGATGGAAATGCCGGAAAGACTTCCTTGCATTCCGCCAGAAAGTTGTGAAGATACAG GCTCATGTACGAGGATATCAGGTTAGAAAGGAATACAAGGTATGTTGGGCTGTGGGAATATTAGAGAAGGTGGTGCTAAGGTGGCGTCGACGGGGTGTTGGTCTTCGGGGATTCCGACTAGAGGAAGAACCCATCGAGGAAAGCGAGGACGAAGACATTCTCAAGTTGTTCCGCAAACAGAAAGTGGATGCTGCTATAAATGAGGCCGTCTCTAGAGTGCTATCAATGGTTGACTCTCCAGAAGCACGCCAACAATATCATCGAATTCTTGAGAAGTACCGACAAGCTAAG GCTGAGCTTGGAGTGAAGAGTGATACAGTATCCACTGCACATGGTGACATGGAAAACAGTGATATATAG
- the LOC104088935 gene encoding calmodulin-binding transcription activator 4 isoform X3, producing MAESGYNINDLVREGHFRWLRPAEVVFILQNHEDQQLANQPPQKPASGSMFLFNKRVLRYFRKDGHSWRKKKDGRTVGEAHERLKVGNAEALNCYYAHGEKNPNFQRRSYWMLDPAYEHIVLVHYRDITEGMQIAAFMSQSSPISSTFSLSPSLYSTQHPGFTVFGSESYQQYPNESSPGSGEVCSDAGINGKGMNISDITGRTEGVSSSPRVEISQALRKLEEQLSLNDDSLEQIDPLYSEIENSDDVENFVHDNNSLVQIQHKSNNLLLQPHSGESSESQHQLLNLDGNIWKEMLDHCRSFPAAESPAKCFEKLDENGTLQTSSGVGPIEATESDRWLKFGGKALKSSLTNFKQVEDFKYPACARINTYGSYSDQYTTIFDQDQIGTSFEDDMSLTIAQKQKFTIHDISPDWGYSSEATKIVIVGSFLCNPSEYTWTCMFDDIEVPVQIINEGAIRCQAPPHLPCKVTLCVTTGNRVSCSEVWEFEYRVKFDDHGQKNLAEVGGACKSSEELLLLVRFVQMLLSDSSVQKGDGSGSSNDILENSKASEDSWSQVIESLLFGTSTSMVTVDWLLQELLKDRLKQWLSSKLQVKNNQMGYSFSRKEQGIIHMVAGLGFEWALHPILDAGVGVNFRDINGWTALHWAARFGREKMVASLVASSAFAGAVTDPSSQDPFGRTAASIASSCGHKGVAGYLSEVALTSHLSSLTLEENELSKGTADVEAERTISSISTTSAATHEDQLSLKDTLAAVRNAAQAAARIQSAFRAHSFRKRRQREAARAATTSGDEYCVLSNDVLGLSAASKLAFRNMRDYNSAALAIQKKYRGWKCRKDFLAFRQKVVKIQAHVRGYQVRKEYKVCWAVGILEKVVLRWRRRGVGLRGFRLEEEPIEESEDEDILKLFRKQKVDAAINEAVSRVLSMVDSPEARQQYHRILEKYRQAKAELGVKSDTVSTAHGDMENSDI from the exons ATGGCAGAATCAG GATACAATATAAATGATTTGGTTCGAGAAGGCCATTTTAGGTGGTTGAGACCTGCAGAAGTTGTCTTTATACTACAGAATCATGAGGACCAGCAGCTTGCTAATCAACCACCTCAAAAGCCAGCTA GTGGATCTATGTTTCTCTTTAACAAGAGGGTCCTCAGGTACTTCCGTAAAGATGGTCATAGTTGGcgtaagaagaaggatggaagaACTGTAGGGGAGGCACATGAGCGGCTTAAG GTTGGGAATGCTGAAGCCCTAAATTGTTATTATGCACATGGAGAGAAGAATCCTAACTTCCAGCGGCGAAGCTATTGGATGTTGGATCC TGCATACGAGCACATTGTCCTGGTTCACTACAGAGATATAACTGAG GGGATGCAGATTGCAGCGTTCATGTCACAGTCATCTCCAATTTCCTCTACTTTCTCTCTGAGTCCCAGCTTATATTCTACTCAACATCCAGGCTTTACTGTTTTTGGCAGTGAATCTTATCAACAGTACCCGAATGAATCTAGCCCTGGATCTGGGGAAGTTTGTTCTGATGCAGGCATCAATGGTAAAGGGATGAACATCTCAGACATCACCGGGAGAACGGAGGGGGTGAGCAGCTCACCACGGGTTGAGATAAGTCAAGCATTGCGTAAACTTGAGGAGCAGTTAAGTTTAAATGATGATAGTTTGGAACAAATTGATCCACTATATAGTGAAATTGAGAACTCGGATGATGTTGAAAATTTTGTACATGATAATAATTCACTAGTCCAGATCCAGCACAAGTCAAACAATCTTCTGTTGCAGCCTCATTCAg GAGAGAGCAGTGAATCGCAGCATCAACTCTTGAACCTGGATGGTAACATATGGAAAGAGATGCTGGATCACTGCAGAAGCTTTCCGGCTGCTGAGTCACCAGCTAAATGTTTTGAAAAGTTGGATGAGAAT GGAACGCTACAAACCTCGTCAGGAGTGGGACCGATAGAAGCAACCGAAAGTGATAGGTGGCTTAAATTTGGTGGAAAAGCTCTGAAAT CTTCTTTGACAAATTTTAAGCAAGTTGAAGATTTCAAGTATCCTGCATGTGCACGAATAAATACTTATGGATCCTATTCTGACCAATATACAACAATATTTGACCAAGATCAGATTGGAACATCATTTGAAGATGATATGAGCTTAACCATTGCCCAGAAGCAGAAATTTACTATTCATGATATATCTCCTGATTGGGGGTATTCATCTGAGGCAACAAAG ATAGTTATAGTTGGATCGTTTCTCTGCAATCCATCAGAGTATACATGGACTTGTATGTTTGATGATATTGAAGTTCCTGTTCAGATCATCAATGAAGGTGCCATCCGTTGCCAGGCGCCTCCTCACTTGCCATGTAAAGTCACACTCTGTGTTACTACTGGCAATAGGGTATCATGCAGTGAAGTATGGGAGTTTGAATACCGGGTTAAGTTTGATGATCATGGTCAAAAGAATTTAGCTGAAGTAGGAGGAGCTTGTAAGAGTTCAGAGGAACTGTTGCTCCTTGTCAGATTTGTACAGATGCTTCTGTCTGACTCATCAGTGCAGAAAGGAGATGGTTCTGGATCAAGCAATGATATCTTGGAAAACTCCAAGGCGAGCGAAGATTCATGGAGCCAAGTTATTGAATCTCTTTTATTTGGAACTTCAACATCAATGGTAACCGTTGATTGGCTTCTTCAAGAGCTTTTGAAGGACAGATTGAAGCAGTGGCTTTCATCCAAATTGCAAGTAAAAAATAACCAAATGGGTTATTCCTTCTCCAGGAAAGAACAAGGGATCATACACATGGTTGCTGGCCTGGGGTTCGAGTGGGCCTTGCACCCAATTCTAGATGCTGGAGTAGGTGTTAACTTCCGTGATATTAATGGCTGGACTGCCCTGCACTGGGCTGCACGCTTTGGAAG GGAAAAAATGGTCGCATCCCTCGTAGCATCTAGTGCATTTGCTGGAGCTGTTACTGATCCCTCTTCACAAGATCCATTTGGTAGAACTGCTGCGTCAATTGCTTCTAGCTGCGGTCACAAGGGAGTTGCAGGTTATCTTTCAGAGGTTGCTCTCACCAGTCATCTTTCATCCCTCACATTAGAGGAAAATGAGCTTTCAAAGGGGACTGCTGATGTGGAAGCAGAAAGAACTATCAGTAGTATATCAACCACAAGTGCTGCCACACATGAGGATCAGCTTTCTCTGAAGGACACTTTAGCTGCAGTCCGTAATGCTGCTCAGGCTGCTGCTCGTATACAATCTGCATTCCGAGCACATTCATTCCGGAAGAGACGACAGAGAGAAGCTGCTCGTGCTGCTACCACTAGCGGAGATGAATATTGTGTCCTCTCAAACGATGTTCTTGGACTTTCAGCTGCCTCAAAGTTGGCATTCCGCAACATGCGGGATTATAACTCAGCAGCTTTAGCTATTCAGAAGAAATATCGTGGATGGAAATGCCGGAAAGACTTCCTTGCATTCCGCCAGAAAGTTGTGAAGATACAG GCTCATGTACGAGGATATCAGGTTAGAAAGGAATACAAGGTATGTTGGGCTGTGGGAATATTAGAGAAGGTGGTGCTAAGGTGGCGTCGACGGGGTGTTGGTCTTCGGGGATTCCGACTAGAGGAAGAACCCATCGAGGAAAGCGAGGACGAAGACATTCTCAAGTTGTTCCGCAAACAGAAAGTGGATGCTGCTATAAATGAGGCCGTCTCTAGAGTGCTATCAATGGTTGACTCTCCAGAAGCACGCCAACAATATCATCGAATTCTTGAGAAGTACCGACAAGCTAAG GCTGAGCTTGGAGTGAAGAGTGATACAGTATCCACTGCACATGGTGACATGGAAAACAGTGATATATAG